A portion of the Kribbella jejuensis genome contains these proteins:
- a CDS encoding ZIP family metal transporter, with product MSSSQVAVLGAIAGFTIYLGLPIGRLRAPAPRLKAGLNALAIGILVFLFWDVLTHAWEPIDEALAGKHWGTSLGNGLVLAAGLAIGLLGLVYYDRWTARRRATASSIGPGAASTGDPALKPQAKSAAAGLALMIATGIGLHNFAEGLAIGNSAATGEVSLAVLLIIGFALHNATEGFGIVAPLAAAGERPSWTTLALLGLIGGGPTFVGTLVGQRFVNDSMSIAFLGLAAGSILYVVIELLSVARKAGLKELTTCCILLGLLAGFATDAIVTAAGA from the coding sequence ATGTCCAGCTCCCAGGTCGCCGTGCTCGGTGCGATCGCCGGCTTCACCATTTACCTCGGGCTCCCGATCGGCCGGTTGCGGGCTCCGGCGCCGCGACTCAAGGCGGGGCTGAACGCGCTCGCGATCGGCATCCTGGTCTTCCTGTTCTGGGACGTCCTGACGCACGCGTGGGAGCCGATCGACGAGGCGCTGGCCGGCAAGCACTGGGGTACGTCGCTCGGCAACGGCCTCGTCCTCGCTGCCGGACTGGCGATCGGGCTGCTCGGGCTCGTGTACTACGACCGCTGGACCGCGCGCCGCCGTGCGACCGCGTCGAGCATCGGTCCCGGCGCCGCCTCCACCGGCGATCCCGCGCTGAAGCCGCAGGCCAAGTCCGCCGCGGCCGGGCTGGCACTGATGATCGCGACCGGGATCGGGCTGCACAACTTCGCCGAAGGTCTGGCGATCGGCAACTCCGCCGCCACCGGTGAGGTGTCGCTCGCGGTGCTGCTGATCATCGGCTTCGCCCTGCACAACGCCACCGAGGGCTTCGGGATCGTCGCACCGCTCGCGGCGGCCGGTGAACGGCCGAGCTGGACGACGCTCGCACTCCTCGGCCTGATCGGCGGCGGCCCGACCTTCGTCGGAACCCTGGTCGGCCAGCGGTTCGTCAACGACTCGATGTCGATCGCGTTCCTCGGCCTCGCCGCCGGCTCGATCCTGTACGTCGTGATCGAGTTGCTCTCCGTGGCCCGCAAGGCCGGCCTCAAGGAGCTCACCACCTGCTGCATCCTGCTCGGCCTCCTGGCCGGCTTCGCCACCGACGCCATCGTCACCGCTGCGGGCGCATAG
- a CDS encoding GyrI-like domain-containing protein — protein sequence MDVDVRTVGPRRLAAVRREVAAGEVGSAWRPALDLVWDFVRTQPGLWTDGHNVFVYHHRPGAPLLCEFGVEVTRTFDAAGEVCPTQTPGGEVAVAVHRGSYDLTEAYDAMTRWMASNHRESAGCTWEIYGDPTPDPAGTETTVVHLLEPMRPQR from the coding sequence ATGGATGTCGACGTACGGACTGTGGGCCCGCGCCGGTTGGCGGCGGTACGACGAGAGGTTGCGGCGGGCGAAGTCGGCTCGGCCTGGCGCCCGGCGCTGGACCTGGTCTGGGACTTCGTCCGCACGCAGCCGGGCCTGTGGACCGACGGCCACAACGTCTTCGTGTACCACCATCGCCCCGGCGCGCCGCTGCTCTGCGAGTTCGGCGTCGAGGTGACGCGGACCTTCGACGCGGCCGGCGAGGTGTGCCCGACGCAGACGCCGGGCGGCGAGGTCGCGGTCGCCGTTCACCGCGGCTCGTACGACCTGACCGAGGCCTACGACGCGATGACCCGCTGGATGGCCTCGAACCACCGCGAATCCGCGGGATGTACGTGGGAGATCTACGGCGACCCGACGCCCGACCCCGCGGGCACCGAGACGACCGTCGTGCACCTGTTGGAGCCTATGCGCCCGCAGCGGTGA
- a CDS encoding glyoxalase has product MTNLQSVVLEAADVAAAEKFLGDAFGLTGQVRVRSGAAETSGFRAFTLSLIVGQPSTVDSLFNSAVEAGASVIKPVAKSLWGYGGTVQGPDGTIWKIATSEKKDTGPATRAIDSVALLLGCQDVAASKKFYVEQGLTVAKSFGRKYVEFDGDGRVKLALYGRKALAKDAGVPVDGTGSHRITLLADGTTFTDPDGFSWEPVRATSSH; this is encoded by the coding sequence ATGACAAACCTTCAGAGTGTGGTTCTGGAAGCGGCCGACGTTGCAGCGGCCGAAAAGTTCCTCGGTGACGCCTTCGGGCTGACCGGGCAGGTGCGGGTGCGTTCGGGCGCCGCGGAGACCAGTGGGTTCCGGGCGTTCACGCTGTCGCTCATCGTGGGTCAGCCGAGTACGGTCGACTCGCTGTTCAACTCGGCGGTCGAGGCCGGTGCGAGCGTGATCAAGCCGGTGGCCAAGTCCCTGTGGGGGTACGGCGGTACCGTGCAGGGCCCGGACGGGACGATCTGGAAGATCGCCACGTCGGAGAAGAAGGACACCGGCCCGGCGACCCGGGCGATCGATTCGGTCGCACTGCTGCTCGGCTGCCAGGACGTTGCCGCGAGCAAGAAGTTCTACGTCGAGCAGGGGTTGACGGTGGCGAAGAGCTTCGGGCGCAAGTACGTCGAGTTCGACGGCGACGGCCGGGTGAAGCTCGCGCTCTACGGGCGCAAGGCGCTGGCCAAGGACGCCGGTGTACCGGTGGACGGGACCGGTTCGCACCGGATCACGCTGCTCGCCGACGGCACCACGTTCACCGACCCGGACGGTTTCAGCTGGGAACCGGTTCGCGCGACCTCGAGCCACTGA